The Neorhodopirellula lusitana genome contains a region encoding:
- a CDS encoding glycosyltransferase family 4 protein, translating to MSNLQRPLNCCFVITSMPVGGAETLLVNLMRRMDVNRFRPEVVCLKEPGPLGDEIANEFPLHANMIGGKYDLAVVPRLARLFRQRQTDAVITVGAGDKMFWGRLAAKFAGVPVIASALHSTGWPDGVGRLNRLLTPITDAFIGVADSHGEFLRDFEKFPAGKVNVIRNGIDCDRFQAVPDARKTVREELGLAENTPLCGIVAALRSEKNHSLLLNAVARLTDTHPDLNVLVVGEGPERATIEPLREQLGLESRVHLLGNRSDTPRLLSAMDVFTLCSLNEASPVSILEALACQTPVIATDVGSISETVIEGETGMLVASEDVDGYANALGQLLSDAAMRNRMGENGRQRVIKTGSLSSMVAGYESLVSGIYQAKRVPALATSRQPKPASLLGALSRSKSVQSS from the coding sequence ATGTCAAATCTTCAACGACCGCTGAACTGCTGTTTTGTCATTACTTCCATGCCGGTGGGTGGCGCTGAAACGCTACTTGTCAACTTAATGCGGCGGATGGACGTCAATCGATTTCGGCCCGAAGTCGTTTGCTTGAAAGAGCCTGGTCCGCTGGGGGATGAAATTGCCAACGAGTTCCCGTTGCATGCCAACATGATCGGCGGGAAGTACGACTTGGCGGTTGTTCCACGATTGGCAAGACTTTTCCGTCAACGCCAAACAGACGCCGTCATTACCGTCGGAGCCGGTGACAAAATGTTCTGGGGGCGATTGGCAGCTAAATTTGCCGGTGTGCCCGTTATTGCATCCGCGCTTCATTCGACGGGCTGGCCGGATGGCGTTGGTAGACTCAACCGCCTTTTAACACCGATCACAGATGCGTTCATTGGAGTCGCGGATTCTCACGGAGAGTTCCTGCGTGACTTCGAAAAGTTTCCTGCGGGCAAGGTCAACGTCATTCGCAACGGAATTGATTGTGATCGATTCCAAGCTGTTCCCGATGCACGCAAGACGGTGCGTGAAGAACTTGGGCTAGCTGAAAACACTCCCCTTTGCGGGATCGTCGCGGCGCTGCGTTCAGAAAAGAACCATTCACTTTTGTTGAACGCAGTCGCCAGGCTGACTGACACGCATCCAGACCTAAATGTGTTGGTTGTCGGTGAGGGACCTGAACGAGCCACCATTGAACCACTGCGTGAGCAACTCGGTTTGGAATCTCGAGTGCACTTACTTGGTAACCGAAGTGATACGCCCCGATTGTTATCCGCAATGGACGTGTTCACGCTGTGTTCGTTGAACGAAGCCTCGCCGGTGTCGATCTTGGAAGCACTCGCTTGCCAAACCCCAGTGATTGCAACCGATGTGGGCTCGATTAGCGAGACGGTGATTGAAGGCGAAACTGGAATGCTGGTCGCCAGTGAAGACGTCGACGGCTATGCCAATGCACTGGGGCAGCTGCTCAGTGATGCCGCGATGCGAAATCGAATGGGCGAGAATGGACGCCAACGGGTGATCAAAACCGGATCCTTGTCTTCGATGGTCGCGGGCTACGAGTCGTTAGTGTCCGGTATCTATCAAGCGAAACGAGTGCCTGCGTTGGCAACGTCACGACAGCCGAAGCCGGCGAGTCTGCTGGGTGCTTTGTCGCGGTCGAAATCGGTGCAAAGTTCTTAG
- a CDS encoding DUF4332 domain-containing protein, which translates to MIDLADAEGRLVSRVFSDASYQESFLMFEFLKKFAPAARKRQVDAQTDAQRDLVFWVDMPKIPKPVLRQKPTNQPAISRSLSQAASASNSPTTANLPTTAVAKAAETAMQRLGSHRERLLAMRLEHLKLCPPQRCQQLADVGVVTAGDLVFGDPKRIASAFQSQARAERAIRRYRAAIRLAASVDSMMPRDALLLVSVHRRSVASLSRESAAQLHRDLERFSLSTRGSKIIGRRGVPSLRRVKSWVATCRQLAESASTPKACQPAMS; encoded by the coding sequence GTGATTGACCTAGCGGACGCCGAAGGACGCTTGGTATCGCGGGTTTTCTCGGATGCTTCCTACCAGGAGTCTTTTCTCATGTTCGAGTTTTTGAAGAAGTTTGCCCCCGCGGCACGAAAGCGTCAGGTTGACGCGCAAACCGACGCACAACGTGATCTTGTGTTCTGGGTCGATATGCCCAAGATTCCCAAGCCAGTGCTGCGTCAAAAGCCGACGAACCAGCCAGCGATAAGCCGATCGCTGTCTCAGGCCGCGTCTGCGTCGAACAGCCCAACCACCGCCAACCTGCCCACGACGGCAGTCGCGAAAGCCGCAGAAACGGCAATGCAGCGACTCGGATCGCACCGCGAGCGATTGCTAGCGATGCGACTTGAGCATCTCAAGCTGTGTCCGCCCCAACGATGCCAACAACTGGCCGATGTGGGCGTTGTCACCGCAGGCGATTTGGTATTCGGTGATCCCAAACGCATTGCCAGCGCATTCCAAAGTCAGGCTCGTGCTGAACGAGCGATTCGTCGCTATCGAGCAGCGATCCGTTTGGCCGCCTCGGTCGATTCCATGATGCCTCGCGACGCGTTGCTTTTGGTTTCCGTGCACCGCCGTAGCGTGGCAAGTTTGTCGCGTGAATCAGCAGCTCAGTTGCACCGCGATCTGGAACGCTTTTCACTTAGCACTCGCGGCAGCAAGATCATCGGCCGGCGTGGTGTTCCCAGTTTACGCCGAGTCAAATCATGGGTGGCTACTTGCCGCCAGCTTGCCGAATCGGCCAGCACACCGAAAGCCTGCCAACCGGCGATGTCTTAA